One region of Oryza sativa Japonica Group chromosome 5, ASM3414082v1 genomic DNA includes:
- the LOC4338660 gene encoding UDP-sulfoquinovose synthase, chloroplastic, translating to MKMAHMVTNCSFSPSPAVKTYSKSPGYCCNVTQFQSSKCSNLVLKSCTATRPNRPFVARASAAVQGQTQTPLTGSQQASGHSSSKPKKVMVIGGDGYCGWATALHLSNKGYEVAIVDNLVRRLFDHQLGLDSLTPIASIQNRIRRWKALTGKTIQLYVGDICDFDFLSEAFKSFEPDSAVHFGEQRSAPYSMIDRSRAVFTQHNNVIGTLNVLFAIKEFSEECHLVKLGTMGEYGTPNIDIEEGFITITHNGRTDTLPYPKQASSFYHLSKVHDSHNIAFTCKAWGIRATDLNQGVVYGVRTDETAMHEELSNRFDYDGVFGTALNRFCVQAAVGHPLTVYGKGGQTRGYLDIRDTVQCVELAIANPAKPGEFRVFNQFTEQFSVNELAKLVTAAGAKLGLEVQTKSVPNPRVEAEEHYYNAKHTKLMELGLEPHLLSDSLLDSLLNFAVQYKDRVDTAQIMPSVSWKKMGAKPKTVSV from the exons ATGAAAATGGCACATATGGTAACTAACTGTAGTTTCAGCCCTTCGCCTGCAGTTAAGACGTACTCGAAATCTCCTGGTTATTGCTGCAATGTGACCCAATTCCAGAGCTCAAAATGTTCCAATCTAGTGCTCAAATCATGTACTGCGACAAGACCGAACAGGCCATTTGTCGCTCGTGCTAGCGCTGCTGTACAAGGACAGACACAAACACCCCTTACTGGAAGTCAGCAAGCATCTGGGCACTCATCCTCTAAACCCAAAAAGGTCATGGTTATCGGCGGAGATGGCTACTGCGGCTGGGCAACCGCACTTCATCTCTCCAATAAAGGATACGAGGTTGCCATTGTTGACAATCTTGTGCGGCGCCTTTTTGATCACCAACTTGGCCTGGATTCCCTCACACCCATAGCCTCCATCCAGAATCGCATCCGTCGGTGGAAGGCTCTAACCGGAAAGACGATTCAGCTCTATGTTGGTGATATATGTGACTTTGATTTCCTTTCAGAAGCCTTCAAGTCTTTCGAGCCGGATTCTGCTGTCCACTTTGGTGAGCAGAGATCAGCGCCATATTCTATGATTGATCGTTCCCGTGCGGTATTCACTCAGCATAACAATGTTATCGGAACTCTTAATGTATTATTTGCCATTAAGGAGTTCAGTGAAGAATGCCATCTGGTCAAACTAGGAACCATGGGTGAGTATGGAACTCCAAATATTGACATTGAAGAAGGGTTCATCACTATTACCCACAATGGAAGAACTGATACCTTGCCTTACCCAAAGCAAGCGAGCTCCTTCTACCATCTAAGCAAAGTGCATGACTCGCACAATATAGCATTTACATGCAAGGCTTGGGGTATAAGGGCCACGGATCTTAACCAAGGTGTTGTATATGGAGTGAGAACAGATGAAACTGCAATGCATGAAGAACTATCCAACAGGTTTGATTATGATGGCGTCTTTGGGACAGCACTGAATAGGTTCTGTGTTCAGGCTGCTGTAGGTCATCCACTTACAGTTTATGGAAAAGGTGGTCAG ACCCGTGGATATCTGGACATCAGGGATACAGTGCAATGCGTAGAGCTCGCAATCGCCAACCCAGCCAAACCAGGTGAGTTCAGGGTCTTCAACCAGTTCACCGAGCAGTTCTCGGTCAACGAGCTGGCAAAGCTGGTTACGGCCGCCGGTGCAAAGCTTGGGCTGGAGGTGCAGACCAAGTCGGTGCCCAACCCGCGGGTGGAAGCGGAGGAACACTACTACAACGCCAAGCACACCAAGCTCATGGAGCTCGGCCTGGAGCCCCACCTGCTGTCGGACTCGCTCCTCGACTCGCTGCTCAACTTCGCCGTCCAGTACAAGGACAGGGTCGACACGGCGCAGATCATGCCCAGCGTGTCGTGGAAGAAGATGGGGGCGAAGCCGAAGACGGTGTCCGTCTAA
- the LOC107276993 gene encoding uncharacterized protein, with product MPPPRKKRKAPAPAGPPPPPRRPPSPSRLEFRSPADGAWYEARVAVQGGALRVMYELFTEEQDEWYDPLDAAALRARFRAPSTPLDDARCRDLRPGDPLCVACALAGGVELKFFDAVLESVSPAAHETVDGEERCACRFSVRWAEGPLAGAMAEVGVEQVCCVRSTTPVRDPVLAEFLDGVVSKSPGDDGEGSATAASRSSGAVAP from the exons ATGCCACCACCGCGAAAGAAGCGGAAGGCCCCTGCCCCggcggggccgccgccgccgcctcgccgcccgccgtcgccgtcccgcCTGGAGTTCCGCTCTCCGGCGGACGGCGCGTGGTACGAGGCGCGGGTGGCGGTGCAGGGGGGCGCGCTGCGCGTCATGTACGAGCTGTTCACCGAGGAGCAGGACGAGTGGTACGACCCGCTCGACGCGGCCGCGCTCCGCGCCAGGTTCCGCGCGCCGTCCACGCCTCTCGACGACGCCCGCTGCCGCGACCTCCGCCCCGGCGACCCGCTCTGCGTCGCCtgcgccctcgccggcggcgtcgagctcaaGTTcttcgacgccgtcctcgaATCC gtctcgccggcggcgcacgAGACGGTGGACGGCGAGGAGCGGTGCGCGTGCCGTTTCTCGGTGCGGTGGGCGGAGGGGCCGCTCGCCGGGGCCATGGCGGAGGTCGGCGTCGAGCAGGTCTGCTGCGTGCGGTCCACTACTCCGGTGCGAGACCCGGTGCTGGCCGAGTTCTTGGACGGCGTCGTCAGCAAGTCgcccggcgacgatggcgagggcagcgcgacggcggcgtctcGGTCATCCGGCGCCGTGGCGCCTTAG
- the LOC4338658 gene encoding LOW QUALITY PROTEIN: COBRA-like protein 3 (The sequence of the model RefSeq protein was modified relative to this genomic sequence to represent the inferred CDS: inserted 1 base in 1 codon): MAVGGAGSSRSVAPCCCCAVLLAAALLFSAPATTEAYDALDPNGNITIKWDVMSWTPDGYVAVVTMFNYQQFRHIQAPGWQLGWTWAKKEVIWSMVGAQTTEQGDCSKFKGGTPHCCKKDPTVVDLLPGTPYNMQIANCCKAGVINTFNQDPSNAASSFQISVGLAGTTNKTVKLPKNFTLKAPGPGYTCGRAMIVRPTKFFTGDGRRATQALMTWNVTCTYSQFLAQKTPSCCVSLSSFYNDTIVNCPTCSCGCQNNGTSPGSCVNENSPYLQSAIDGPGKWTGQPLVQCTSHMCPIRIHWHVKLNYKEYWRVKITITNFNYRMNYTQWNLVAQHPNFNNITQLFSFNYKPLTPYGSKINDTAMFWGVKFYNDLLMQAGPLGNAQSELLLRKDSKDFTFDKGWAFPHRVYFNGDNCVMPPPDAYPWLPNASPLTKQPLTLSVXGIFDCVGYFAGLCMMSETKKFGELQVVRFHGVHCNRSFVHSVPRLHRREDVTLRKADMCVCVVC; the protein is encoded by the exons ATGGCGGTGGGGGGAGCCGGGAGCTCCAGATCCGTGGcgccgtgctgctgctgcgccgtgctgctcgcggcggcgctgctcttctccgcgccggccaccacaG AGGCTTATGATGCGCTGGATCCAAATGGAAACATCACGATAAAATGGGACGTTATGTCGTGGACTCCTGATGGCTATGTT GCTGTGGTCACGATGTTCAACTATCAACAATTCCGGCACATCCAGGCACCTGGGTGGCAGCTGGGGTGGACATGGGCAAAGAAGGAGGTCATTTGGTCGATGGTTGGAGCACAGACCACTGAGCAGGGCGATTGCTCAAAGTTCAAGGGTGGCACGCCCCACTGCTGCAAGAAGGATCCCACAGTTGTTGATCTGCTTCCGGGCACCCCATACAACATGCAAATCGCTAATTGCTGCAAAGCTGGAGTTATAAATACATTTAACCAGGACCCATCAAATGCTGCTTCTTCCTTCCAGATCAGTGTAGGTCTTGCTGGGACTACCAACAAGACAGTTAAGTTGCCTAAGAACTTCACTCTTAAGGCCCCAGGTCCTGGGTACACGTGCGGGCGTGCTATGATTGTCAGGCCTACTAAGTTTTTCACCGGGGATGGGCGCAGAGCAACCCAAGCTCTAA TGACATGGAATGTGACCTGCACATACTCCCAATTTCTTGCTCAGAAGACTCCTTCCTGCTGTGTATCTCTCTCATCATTTTATAATGACACAATTGTGAACTGCCCAACATGCTCTTGTGGCTGCCAAAACAATGGGACAAGTCCTGGAAGCTGTGTAAA TGAGAATTCACCTTATTTACAATCTGCCATTGATGGCCCTGGCAAATGGACCGGTCAGCCTCTTGTCCAATGTACTTCTCACATGTGCCCGATCAGAATCCACTGGCATGTGAAACTCAACtataaggaatattggagagTGAAGATCACGATTACGAACTTCAACTACCGCATGAATTACACACAGTGGAATTTGGTCGCTCAACATCCTAACTTCAATAATATCACCCAGCTGTTTAGCTTCAACTACAAGCCACTTACTCCATATGGAAGCAAGATAA ATGATACTGCGATGTTCTGGGGAGTTAAGTTCTATAACGATTTGCTCATGCAAGCTGGTCCACTTGGAAATGCACAGTCAGAACTTCTTCTGCGTAAGGATTCCAAGGACTTCACCTTTGACAAGGGATGGGCCTTCCCACACCGCGTGTACTTCAATGGTGATAATTGTGTCATGCCACCTCCGGATGCATATCCATGGTTGCCTAATGCAAGTCCTCTGACAAAACAACCATTGACACTCTCGG TTGGTATTTTCGATTGTGTTGGCTACTTTGCTGGCTTATGCATGATGAGTGAAACCAAGAAATTCGGTGAGCTTCAAGTTGTCAGGTTCCATGGTGTGCACTGCAACAGATCATTTGTTCATTCAGTTCCACGGTTGCATAGAAGAGAAGATGTCACGCTGAGGAAAGCtgatatgtgtgtgtgtgttgtatGTTAA
- the LOC4338661 gene encoding uncharacterized protein — MQEEAASSSSSSASPVMDGGKAMAVLLAVAAAVLLLLPLVLPSLLLLLPVVLLLLVVSLAFFPAAGSDGVVAAAAVAGTYQPPPPPPARSSPPPSSSSSSSSRQL; from the coding sequence ATGCAAGAAGaagcggcgtcgtcgtcgtcgtcgtcggcgtcgccggtgATGGACGGGGGCAAGGCGATGGCGGTGctgctggcggtggcggccgcggtgctgctgctgctcccgctcgtgctgccgtcgctgctgctgctcctccccgTGGTGCTGCTCCTGCTGGTGGTTTCCCTCGCCTTCTTCCCCGCGGCCGGCAgcgacggcgtcgtcgccgccgccgcggtcgccggcacctaccagccgccgccgcctccgcctgctcggtcgtcaccgccgccgtcgtcgtcgtcgtcatcgtcgtcgcggcAGCTGTGA
- the LOC112936017 gene encoding uncharacterized protein has translation MGQAAAKAKQGGDQAENKTGKDEKVAKPKDAKDLTDFMEKNYDSIKDVTSFEDFYHAFYELIEKFCEERGQLQYRIPEKAELQKQYERVNKSPQKGQNLSRKQFMELAGQVIKVNSFTFGKATMDVLVVLFGAPVCALLAKRVVPGLKSFSDDVVIPVATSGAVVYLAKTNKL, from the exons ATGGGCCAGGCTGCTGCCAAGGCGAAGCAAG GTGGCGATCAGGCAGAGAACAAGACTGGCAAGGACGAGAAGGTTGCGAAACCTAAGGATGCCAAGGATCTCACCGACTTCATGGAAAAAAACTACGACTCGATCAAGGACGTGACAAGCTTCGAAGATTTCTACCATGCCTTCTACGAGCTCATCGA AAAATTCTGTGAGGAACGTGGGCAATTGCAGTACAGGATACCGGAAAAAGCGGAACTTCAGAAGCAGTACGAG AGGGTGAACAAGAGCCCCCAGAAGGGGCAGAACCTGAGCAGGAAGCAGTTCATGGAGCTGGCCGGGCAGGTGATCAAGGTGAACAGCTTCACCTTCGGCAAGGCCACCATGGACGTGCTGGTCGTCCTCTTCGGCGCCCCCGTCTGCGCCCTCCTCGCCAAGAGGGTCGTCCCGGGCCTCAAGTCCTTCTCCGACGACGTCGTCATCCCCGTCGCCACCTCCGGCGCCGTCGTCTACCTCGCCAAGACCAACAAGCTGTGA
- the LOC4338659 gene encoding UDP-D-xylose:L-fucose alpha-1,3-D-xylosyltransferase MGP4 isoform X2: MSLHQRPHQKPPATDSLPASAAAAAAAPSRPLPLLTLPYLFSLLALLLLLALLFPWGPPSHSSAPASPWRGYTLQEAAAFAARAGNGTIVLAAVSGPYLPFLSNWLITVRRAGRADQVLVVAEDYDTLERINAAWPGHAVLVPPAPDAQVAHKFGSQGFFNFTSRRPRHLLQILELGYSVMYNDVDMVWLADPFPYIVGDHDVYFMDDMTPVKPLDHSHELPPPGKKGRTYICSCMIFLRPTEGAKLLLRKWIEELKEQPWSKKQKANDQPAFNWALNKTAGQMCICCLSLHFQLEVYILRIKHG, translated from the exons ATGTCGCTCCACCAGCGGCCGCACCAGAAGCCGCCGGCGACCGACtccctccccgcctccgccgccgccgccgccgccgcgccttctCGCCCGCTCCCACTCCTCACCCTCCCTtacctcttctccctcctcgcgctcctcctcctcctcgccctcctcttcccctggggCCCTCCCAGCCACTCCTCTGCCCCCGCCTCGCCGTGGCGGGGGTACACGCTCCAggaggccgccgccttcgccgctcgCGCGGGAAACGGCAccatcgtcctcgccgccgtctccgggccctacctccccttcctctccaaCTGGCTCATCAccgtccgccgcgccggccgcgccgaccaggtgctcgtcgtcgccgaggaCTATGACACGCTCGAGCGGATCAATGCGGCGTGGCCGGGACACGCCGTCCTCGTGCCCCCCGCGCCCGACGCCCAGGTCGCCCACAAGTTCGGATCCCAG GGGTTCTTTAACTTCAcctcgcggcggccgcggcactTGCTGCAGATTCTTGAGCTAGGGTACAGTGTCATGTACAACGATGTCGACATGGTGTGGCTCGCCGACCCATTCCCGTATATCGTCGGGGATCATGACGTGTACTTCATGGATGATATGACTCCT GTGAAGCCATTGGATCATTCACATGAGCTGCCACCACCTGGTAAGAAGGGGCGGACTTACATCTGCAGCTGCATGATATTCCTGCGGCCAACGGAAGGGGCTAAGCTGCTATTGAGGAAGTGGATTGAGGAGCTCAAGGAGCAGCCCTGGTCAAAGAAGCAGAAAGCAAATGATCAGCCAGCATTCAACTGGGCTTTGAACAAGACTGCAGGACAG ATGTGTATCTGCTGCCTCAGTCTGCATTTCCAACTGGAGGTTTATATTTTAAGAATAAAACATGGGTAA
- the LOC4338659 gene encoding UDP-D-xylose:L-fucose alpha-1,3-D-xylosyltransferase MGP4 isoform X1, producing MSLHQRPHQKPPATDSLPASAAAAAAAPSRPLPLLTLPYLFSLLALLLLLALLFPWGPPSHSSAPASPWRGYTLQEAAAFAARAGNGTIVLAAVSGPYLPFLSNWLITVRRAGRADQVLVVAEDYDTLERINAAWPGHAVLVPPAPDAQVAHKFGSQGFFNFTSRRPRHLLQILELGYSVMYNDVDMVWLADPFPYIVGDHDVYFMDDMTPVKPLDHSHELPPPGKKGRTYICSCMIFLRPTEGAKLLLRKWIEELKEQPWSKKQKANDQPAFNWALNKTAGQVDVYLLPQSAFPTGGLYFKNKTWVKETKGKHVIIHNNYITGFEKKIKRFRDHGLWLVDEHSDESPLGRI from the exons ATGTCGCTCCACCAGCGGCCGCACCAGAAGCCGCCGGCGACCGACtccctccccgcctccgccgccgccgccgccgccgcgccttctCGCCCGCTCCCACTCCTCACCCTCCCTtacctcttctccctcctcgcgctcctcctcctcctcgccctcctcttcccctggggCCCTCCCAGCCACTCCTCTGCCCCCGCCTCGCCGTGGCGGGGGTACACGCTCCAggaggccgccgccttcgccgctcgCGCGGGAAACGGCAccatcgtcctcgccgccgtctccgggccctacctccccttcctctccaaCTGGCTCATCAccgtccgccgcgccggccgcgccgaccaggtgctcgtcgtcgccgaggaCTATGACACGCTCGAGCGGATCAATGCGGCGTGGCCGGGACACGCCGTCCTCGTGCCCCCCGCGCCCGACGCCCAGGTCGCCCACAAGTTCGGATCCCAG GGGTTCTTTAACTTCAcctcgcggcggccgcggcactTGCTGCAGATTCTTGAGCTAGGGTACAGTGTCATGTACAACGATGTCGACATGGTGTGGCTCGCCGACCCATTCCCGTATATCGTCGGGGATCATGACGTGTACTTCATGGATGATATGACTCCT GTGAAGCCATTGGATCATTCACATGAGCTGCCACCACCTGGTAAGAAGGGGCGGACTTACATCTGCAGCTGCATGATATTCCTGCGGCCAACGGAAGGGGCTAAGCTGCTATTGAGGAAGTGGATTGAGGAGCTCAAGGAGCAGCCCTGGTCAAAGAAGCAGAAAGCAAATGATCAGCCAGCATTCAACTGGGCTTTGAACAAGACTGCAGGACAG GTAGATGTGTATCTGCTGCCTCAGTCTGCATTTCCAACTGGAGGTTTATATTTTAAGAATAAAACATGGGTAAAGGAAACAAAGGGCAAGCATGTCATCATACACAATAACTATATCACAGGATTTGAGAAGAAGATAAAACGGTTTCGTGATCATGGGCTATGGCTTGTCGATGAACATAGTGATGAGTCACCACTTGGTAGAATATGA